The following proteins are encoded in a genomic region of Pyrus communis chromosome 11, drPyrComm1.1, whole genome shotgun sequence:
- the LOC137708131 gene encoding cyclic dof factor 1-like: MFDEKKIKEKKSVANMSEAAKDPAINLFGKTISVPNSGGDSVGVTRAPEPDPSSGTVAEETVDQYHAASSSSNSSPEVNTHRDREEKEVNDNKDTLGEKPIQKTQENGIPTLSSEELANPDAASRIGVNRESPVEKESATLKTEKTEEEQSETSNSQDKTLKKPDKILPCPRCNSMDTKFCYYNNYNVNQPRHFCKNCQRYWTAGGTMRNVPVGAGRRKNKNSASHYRHITVSEAMPNAQADGLNGVHHPSVQPNGTVLTFCRDTPLCESVASVLHLADKNIQNCTHNEFQKPEGLRTPASYGAGVTGDDHLTGSTATDSNSKDEACKFGSQEQVMHNYQGFPPQIPCFPGAPWPYPWNSPIAPPAFCPPGYPMSFYPAAAYWGCAVQGTWSIPWLPPPLSSNNSASSSGPNSPTLGKHSREENTVKQNSSEEEVPPREKSAERNLWIPKTLRIDDPGEAAKSSIWATLGIKNDKADSVSSGGLFKAFQSKGDQKNHLSDASQVLQANPAALSRSLNFQETS, encoded by the exons ATGTTTGATGAGAAAaagataaaggaaaagaaaagcgTAGCAAACATGTCGGAGGCAGCAAAGGACCCAGCGATCAATCTTTTCGGGAAGACGATTTCGGTGCCGAACTCCGGCGGCGACTCGGTCGGAGTTACCAGAGCTCCGGAACCCGATCCGTCGTCCGGGACTGTCGCGGAAGAGACTGTCGATCAATACCAcgccgcctcctcctcctccaactcTTCGCCCGAAGTCAATACCCACAGAGACCGGGAAGAGAAAGAGGTCAATGACAACAAG GACACATTGGGGGAAAAACCGATTCAAAAGACACAGGAAAATGGAATCCCAACATTATCTTCGGAAGAGTTAGCAAATCCAGATGCGGCATCCAGAATAGGTGTAAACCGTGAATCACCTGTTGAGAAGGAGAGTGCCACGCTAAAGACTGAGAAGACTGAAGAGGAACAGAGTGAGACAAGTAATTCGCAGGATAAGACCCTGAAGAAACCAGATAAAATACTTCCATGCCCCCGCTGTAATAGTATGGACACCAAGTTTTGTTACTACAACAATTACAATGTCAACCAACCCCGGCACTTCTGCAAGAACTGCCAGAGATACTGGACAGCTGGTGGGACAATGAGGAATGTGCCTGTGGGTGCCGGTCGTCGTAAGAATAAGAATTCTGCTTCTCACTATCGTCACATAACTGTCTCTGAAGCTATGCCGAATGCTCAAGCTGATGGTCTCAATGGAGTTCACCACCCTTCAGTACAACCAAATGGTACTGTCCTAACATTTTGCAGGGATACGCCCCTCTGTGAATCAGTGGCTTCTGTCCTTCATCTAGCCGATAAAAATATACAGAACTGTACGCATAATGAATTTCAGAAACCTGAAGGATTGAGGACTCCAGCTTCTTATGGTGCTGGAGTAACCGGAGATGATCATTTGACTGGATCAACAGCGACAGATTCAAATTCAAAGGACGAGGCGTGCAAATTTGGATCGCAAGAGCAAGTAATGCATAATTATCAGGGCTTCCCACCTCAAATACCATGCTTTCCCGGGGCTCCTTGGCCTTACCCTTGGAACTCTCCCATCGCACCACCTGCTTTCTGCCCTCCAGGTTATCCTATGTCCTTCTACCCTGCTGCAGCTTATTGGGGTTGTGCTGTGCAAGGTACTTGGAGTATCCCTTGGCTTCCTCCTCCATTGTCTTCAAACAACAGTGCTTCAAGTTCTGGTCCCAACTCTCCCACCTTGGGGAAACATTCGAGAGAAGAGAACACTGTGAAACAAAATAGCTCTGAGGAAGAAGTGCCACCGAGAGAAAAGAGTGCTGAGAGAAATCTTTGGATTCCAAAAACTTTGAGGATTGATGACCCGGGTGAAGCTGCAAAAAGCTCTATATGGGCAACATTGGGGATTAAGAATGATAAGGCTGATTCAGTTAGCAGCGGGGGACTCTTCAAGGCCTTCCAGTCAAAGGGTGATCAAAAGAATCACCTCTCTGATGCCTCTCAGGTCTTGCAAGCCAATCCAGCGGCATTGTCTAGATCACTCAATTTCCAGGAGACCTCATAA
- the LOC137708339 gene encoding uncharacterized protein At5g19025-like: protein MVYFHSSISVCNSVDQPNAPMADSMSLTDPSAKSKQTNHVQGRRKIPNSPNCSKTPSCDRSRSALIDVVLFIAVVCAFGYLLLPYVKFVSVKTIEIVRIIIYVLREEVSNAPLVYGCMGLSLCCAALAAWALLACTSRKCGNPNCRGLRKAAEFDIQLETEECVKNSASVAKDGVKKGLFELPRDHHRELEAELKKMAPPNGRAVLLFRARCGCSVGRLEVPGPKKLKKIKK from the coding sequence ATGGTATATTTCCATAGCTCAATCTCGGTCTGCAACTCCGTTGACCAACCAAACGCTCCCATGGCGGATTCAATGAGTTTAACCGACCCAAGTGCCAAATCTAAGCAAACCAACCATgttcaaggaagaagaaagatacCCAATTCCCCCAATTGCTCAAAGACTCCTTCTTGCGATCGATCTCGATCGGCTTTGATCGATGTCGTGTTATTCATTGCGGTGGTTTGCGCTTTTGGATATTTGCTATTGCCGTATGTGAAGTTTGTATCTGTTAAGACAATTGAAATTGTGCGAATAATCATATATGTGCTGAGGGAGGAGGTTTCGAATGCTCCGTTGGTGTACGGATGTATGGGACTTAGCCTCTGCTGTGCGGCATTGGCCGCTTGGGCTCTGCTGGCCTGCACCAGCAGGAAATGTGGGAATCCCAATTGCAGGGGCCTCCGAAAGGCTGCTGAATTCGACATTCAGCTGGAGACGGAGGAGTGTGTGAAGAATTCGGCTTCGGTGGCTAAGGACGGAGTGAAGAAGGGCCTTTTTGAATTGCCCCGCGATCACCACCGCGAATTGGAGGCCGAGCTTAAGAAGATGGCGCCACCTAATGGGAGAGCAGTGCTTTTGTTTCGGGCTAGGTGCGGGTGTTCTGTTGGTAGATTGGAAGTTCCGGGACCGAAGAAGCTTAAAAAGATCAAGAAGTAG